One Campylobacter concisus DNA segment encodes these proteins:
- a CDS encoding MacB family efflux pump subunit, whose amino-acid sequence MISLKNITKSFKLGDNEIEILHGINLEIKKGEFIAIIGQSGSGKSTLMNILGCLDSPSGGQYLLDGKDISKFDSDSLAKLRRDKFGFIFQRYNLLSTMNALENVALPSIYAGANKSDREKRGMEILDSLGLSEKAKNLPNKLSGGQQQRVSIARALMNGGEIILADEPTGALDSKSGLRVMEILVDLYKKGHTIIIVTHDPKIAEYASRVIEIKDGNIVNDNVKNSEIFEAKKQNQPEKSKFTYYKDQLIESFKMSVNAMLAHKLRSLLTMLGIIIGITAVISVVALGKGSQEQILAGIRKIGTNTIDIMPGKGFGDMLSGRVKTLSISDANMLSKQSFLDSVTPNTSTSGVLTYENISLTATLKGGGVGSFDVNGLKLEKGRIYDDDEVLNSDSVTLIDQNTKNSIFKNEDPIGKIILFNKKPLRIIGVLQKDEFKIGDASSLKIYAPYTTVINKITGDKFISSITVKVNESVNAQIAEKSLTDLLTIKHGKKDFFTRNSDSIKQTIEETISTMRLLISSIAVVSLVVGGIGVMNIMLVSVTERTKEIGIKMAIGARQSNILQQFLIEAVLLCLIGGTIGIAFSYAIGYIFNNFLDGFSMIFSNGSIVLALVTSMAIGIIFGYMPAKNASKLNPIDALSRE is encoded by the coding sequence GTGATAAGTCTAAAAAACATCACAAAAAGCTTTAAGCTAGGCGATAATGAGATAGAAATTCTTCATGGCATAAATTTAGAGATAAAAAAGGGCGAATTTATAGCCATTATCGGTCAGTCTGGCTCTGGCAAATCAACACTTATGAATATCCTTGGCTGCCTTGATAGCCCAAGTGGCGGGCAGTACCTGCTAGATGGCAAAGATATATCTAAATTTGATAGCGACTCGCTTGCCAAGCTTAGACGAGATAAATTTGGCTTTATATTTCAAAGATACAACCTACTTAGCACGATGAATGCCCTTGAAAATGTAGCGCTGCCAAGCATCTACGCAGGGGCAAATAAGAGCGACCGAGAAAAAAGAGGGATGGAGATTTTAGACTCTCTTGGCCTTAGCGAAAAGGCTAAAAATTTACCAAATAAACTCTCAGGCGGACAACAGCAAAGGGTCTCCATAGCAAGGGCACTTATGAATGGTGGTGAGATCATCTTGGCTGATGAGCCAACAGGAGCGCTTGATAGTAAAAGTGGGCTAAGAGTGATGGAAATTTTAGTGGATCTTTATAAAAAAGGTCACACCATCATCATCGTTACGCACGATCCAAAGATCGCCGAGTACGCGAGTCGTGTGATCGAGATAAAAGATGGCAACATCGTAAATGATAACGTAAAAAATAGTGAAATTTTTGAGGCCAAAAAGCAAAACCAGCCAGAAAAGAGCAAATTTACCTACTATAAAGATCAGCTAATTGAAAGCTTTAAAATGTCGGTAAATGCGATGCTGGCTCATAAACTAAGATCGCTCTTAACCATGCTTGGCATTATTATTGGCATCACGGCGGTCATTAGCGTCGTAGCTCTTGGTAAAGGCTCACAGGAGCAAATTTTAGCTGGCATCAGAAAGATCGGCACAAATACGATCGATATCATGCCAGGAAAAGGCTTTGGCGATATGCTCTCAGGTAGGGTAAAAACGCTCTCTATAAGTGATGCAAATATGCTCTCAAAGCAGTCATTTCTTGACTCAGTCACTCCAAACACAAGTACTTCAGGCGTACTAACATATGAAAATATCTCCTTAACAGCGACACTAAAAGGTGGTGGAGTAGGGAGCTTTGACGTAAATGGACTAAAGCTAGAAAAAGGAAGAATTTACGATGACGACGAGGTTTTAAACTCAGATTCTGTCACATTAATAGATCAAAACACCAAAAATAGCATATTTAAAAACGAAGATCCGATCGGTAAGATCATACTTTTTAATAAAAAGCCACTTCGCATTATAGGCGTTTTGCAAAAAGATGAGTTTAAAATCGGCGATGCTAGCTCACTTAAAATTTATGCTCCATATACGACCGTGATAAACAAGATAACGGGCGATAAATTTATTAGCTCAATAACCGTAAAAGTAAATGAAAGCGTAAATGCTCAAATCGCAGAAAAGAGCCTGACTGATCTTTTAACAATAAAACACGGGAAAAAAGACTTCTTTACTAGAAATTCTGATAGCATCAAGCAGACTATCGAAGAGACGATCTCAACCATGCGCCTTCTCATCTCAAGCATAGCCGTAGTTTCACTAGTAGTTGGTGGCATAGGCGTGATGAATATCATGCTTGTCTCAGTCACCGAGCGCACCAAAGAGATAGGCATCAAAATGGCGATCGGAGCCAGACAGAGCAACATCTTGCAGCAGTTTTTGATAGAGGCGGTGCTACTTTGCCTAATAGGCGGTACTATCGGCATAGCCTTTTCCTACGCTATAGGCTACATCTTTAACAACTTTTTAGACGGTTTTAGCATGATCTTTTCAAATGGCTCGATCGTGCTCGCGCTTGTTACATCGATGGCCATTGGTATCATCTTTGGCTACATGCCTGCCAAAAATGCCTCAAAATTAAATCCAATAGATGCGCTTTCAAGGGAGTAA
- a CDS encoding TolC family protein, with product MKFLSLALVLVLSGCAIKNIDENYKQILFEDNASQELNLNTSWWKEYHQNYLNELIDLALKNNTDLTKAAINVNKALAQAGILEANLIPSFNAGVEASSNKNIKEGGASSRNFGSSIGLSYEIDLWQKLANSKDVAMFEAEATKFDLEASKLSVINSVTDAYFQILYLNESIKTYEQILEIYNELNEIVGLKFELGKEEALSLKQINSQLLSAQNKIENAKKELVVAKKMLRILLNERPDFELKFEGLTLSPVKKVGVDLEVPTSAIANRPDLRAAIYRIEEGILNYKASQKEFYPSITLGASIKSSSSTKEGAFSLKFLNGNIALNLPFLNYHKLKSNLKVSEANFELTKLNYISTLNSALNEVDAFYKGYLNDEVLLANYQEQIKNYEEISKIYELKYSYGKVELKQFLEAKNSELEAKIGLLKAKYTLLQDELNIYKAMAGKFNR from the coding sequence ATGAAATTTCTAAGCCTAGCTTTAGTGCTCGTTTTAAGCGGTTGCGCTATTAAAAATATAGATGAAAACTATAAGCAAATTTTATTTGAAGATAACGCTAGCCAGGAGCTAAATTTAAACACTTCTTGGTGGAAAGAGTATCACCAAAACTATCTTAATGAACTCATTGATCTAGCACTTAAAAACAACACCGACCTTACAAAAGCTGCGATAAATGTAAATAAAGCACTCGCTCAAGCTGGAATTTTGGAGGCAAATTTAATCCCAAGCTTTAACGCTGGCGTTGAGGCATCAAGCAACAAAAATATAAAAGAGGGCGGCGCTTCTAGTAGGAATTTTGGCTCAAGCATTGGGCTTAGCTACGAGATTGATCTTTGGCAAAAGCTAGCAAATAGCAAAGACGTAGCGATGTTTGAGGCAGAGGCTACTAAATTTGATCTGGAAGCTAGCAAGCTAAGCGTGATAAACTCCGTAACAGACGCGTATTTTCAGATCTTATATCTAAATGAGAGCATTAAAACTTATGAGCAAATTTTAGAAATTTATAATGAACTAAATGAGATAGTTGGGCTTAAATTTGAGCTTGGCAAAGAGGAGGCGCTAAGCTTAAAACAGATAAACTCACAGCTTTTAAGCGCTCAAAATAAGATAGAAAATGCCAAAAAAGAGCTAGTCGTAGCCAAGAAAATGCTTAGGATTTTGCTAAATGAGAGGCCGGATTTTGAGCTTAAATTTGAGGGCCTCACGCTAAGTCCTGTAAAAAAAGTGGGTGTTGATCTAGAAGTGCCAACAAGCGCCATAGCAAACCGTCCGGACCTAAGAGCAGCTATTTACCGTATAGAAGAGGGCATCCTAAACTATAAAGCTAGTCAAAAAGAATTCTATCCAAGCATCACGCTAGGAGCTAGCATCAAAAGTAGTTCAAGCACAAAAGAGGGCGCATTTAGCCTTAAATTTCTAAATGGCAACATCGCTTTAAATTTACCATTTTTAAACTACCACAAACTAAAGTCAAATTTAAAAGTAAGCGAGGCAAATTTCGAGCTTACAAAGCTAAACTACATAAGCACTCTAAATAGCGCATTAAACGAGGTAGACGCATTTTATAAAGGCTACCTAAACGATGAAGTGCTGCTTGCTAACTACCAAGAACAGATAAAAAACTACGAAGAAATTTCAAAAATTTACGAGCTAAAATACTCTTATGGCAAGGTTGAGTTAAAGCAGTTTTTAGAGGCAAAAAATAGTGAGCTAGAGGCTAAAATAGGGCTATTAAAAGCAAAATACACGCTTTTACAAGACGAGCTAAATATCTACAAAGCCATGGCAGGCAAATTTAATAGGTAA
- a CDS encoding flagellar protein: MSSAWDYEANACSSDGKFSAKFEGCDVAMGAPTLGELRLFINSKHCLKLKNEPSSHEKRLSNFDQNLVKDDDALQILLSERATACFLFSEDSKFLAFSEWMADKMQIVKVVHLADMSIKTDNRRKRVVEFLSFDDGLLEILDSPIFMLKNYTLDIRTLFDDKI; the protein is encoded by the coding sequence ATGAGCTCGGCTTGGGACTATGAGGCAAATGCGTGTAGCAGTGATGGCAAATTTAGCGCCAAATTTGAAGGCTGTGATGTCGCTATGGGCGCTCCAACCCTTGGCGAGCTACGACTTTTTATAAATAGCAAGCACTGTCTAAAATTAAAAAATGAGCCTTCAAGCCACGAAAAAAGACTATCAAATTTTGATCAAAATTTAGTTAAAGATGACGATGCGCTTCAAATTTTACTTAGCGAAAGGGCGACTGCTTGCTTTTTGTTTTCAGAGGACTCTAAATTTCTAGCTTTTTCTGAATGGATGGCAGATAAAATGCAGATCGTAAAGGTAGTGCACCTAGCCGATATGAGCATAAAAACTGATAATAGGCGCAAAAGAGTAGTGGAATTTCTCTCATTTGATGATGGCTTGCTTGAAATTTTAGACTCGCCGATCTTTATGCTTAAAAACTACACACTGGATATCCGCACACTTTTTGACGATAAAATTTAA
- a CDS encoding GatB/YqeY domain-containing protein, whose translation MSIREQILADIKEAMKAKDEFKRDTLRTLNAALKQVEVDQRVEMTDEVVLPLLQKEIKKRADSVELYIKGTREDLAKKEQGEIELIKAYLPVQLSDEELKAKIKTIIQKTGKNLGAVMKMAKDEIGASAEAKRISMIAKELLA comes from the coding sequence ATGAGTATAAGAGAGCAAATTTTAGCTGATATAAAAGAGGCTATGAAGGCAAAAGATGAGTTTAAAAGAGATACTTTAAGAACGCTAAATGCAGCACTTAAGCAGGTCGAAGTCGATCAAAGGGTTGAAATGACTGATGAAGTGGTACTTCCGCTACTTCAAAAGGAGATCAAAAAGAGGGCTGACTCGGTTGAGCTTTATATAAAAGGTACCAGAGAGGATTTGGCTAAAAAAGAGCAGGGCGAGATCGAGCTTATTAAGGCATATTTGCCAGTACAACTAAGTGATGAAGAGCTAAAGGCAAAGATCAAGACTATCATCCAAAAAACTGGTAAAAACCTTGGTGCTGTGATGAAAATGGCAAAAGATGAAATCGGAGCGAGTGCTGAGGCAAAGCGCATAAGCATGATCGCAAAAGAGCTTTTGGCTTAA
- a CDS encoding disulfide bond formation protein DsbA, with product MVIAIDLGSNTFRVALVKKEQNGFSNEQIYEKIVGAARGLNESGKIADESKNRLFEAIAEAKNKFDFDKFTCVAVATEAFRVASNSKEIFSEIREKFGINFHIISGKAEAKLTFLGVQNAFKKLGINENFSVIDIGGASSEIGEDGNFMSFKFGIITFFEKFKTLDLMQENAKFYTKDAREFLNSLKNKFIVLTSGVPTTIAALRLGLNYENYDPKKVSGFELKNDDLAWFVGELSKMNDKSADLAVGISRKYPLIAGTLLLEELLGEQEAKFLVIDDGLREGIGVAYLQGKFQEIITNF from the coding sequence TTGGTTATAGCGATCGATCTTGGCTCAAACACATTTCGCGTAGCGCTTGTCAAAAAAGAGCAAAATGGCTTTAGTAATGAGCAAATTTATGAAAAGATAGTAGGAGCTGCTAGAGGGCTAAATGAAAGTGGCAAGATAGCAGATGAGTCCAAAAATAGGCTCTTTGAAGCGATAGCAGAGGCTAAAAATAAATTTGATTTTGATAAATTTACATGCGTAGCAGTCGCGACTGAGGCTTTTAGAGTGGCGTCAAATAGCAAGGAAATTTTTAGCGAGATAAGAGAGAAATTTGGCATAAATTTTCATATCATCAGCGGTAAAGCAGAAGCAAAGCTTACATTTTTGGGTGTTCAAAATGCTTTTAAAAAGCTTGGAATAAATGAAAATTTTAGCGTCATTGATATCGGTGGAGCAAGCTCAGAGATCGGCGAAGATGGAAATTTTATGAGTTTTAAATTTGGCATTATTACATTTTTTGAAAAATTTAAAACACTTGATTTAATGCAAGAAAATGCAAAATTTTATACAAAAGATGCAAGAGAATTTTTAAATAGCTTAAAAAATAAATTTATCGTACTGACTTCCGGTGTACCAACTACTATCGCAGCACTACGACTTGGACTTAACTACGAGAACTATGATCCAAAAAAAGTAAGCGGATTTGAGCTTAAAAACGACGATCTTGCTTGGTTTGTAGGTGAACTTTCAAAGATGAATGATAAGAGCGCTGATCTGGCGGTTGGAATAAGTAGAAAATATCCCCTCATCGCTGGAACCTTACTTTTAGAGGAGCTTCTAGGCGAGCAAGAAGCAAAATTTTTAGTTATTGACGATGGTCTTAGAGAGGGTATTGGGGTGGCCTATCTGCAAGGAAAATTTCAAGAAATTATCACAAATTTTTAG
- a CDS encoding inorganic phosphate transporter, giving the protein MLRDNLLAFVIFAICSVGFFVWGYQYIPTNNYFLFLIAGMFGLFMAFNIGGNDVANSFGTSVGAKTLTLKQALIIAAIFELSGAIFAGSEVTNTIRNEIVKFPSDLNPMKFVIIMISALLSSGLWLFYASKKGLPVSTTHSIVGGIVGAGLAMGVMIKDPEPLNMVSWGEIGRIAVSWVISPLLGGVMSYIIFGYVKSKIIEPTHELKMNLKALKAERKAYKESFIKALKTKPAEEQIATLSKIAVIDEDEIETTEYSEYRSKIRIMKDGEKEIDTFKAMKKHIPIIAGFAAMVISSMMLFKGLGHINLAFSIIQTIWIIFVIGALAYLASLAIINVMSKNDSEKSINRIFSWFQIFTASSFAFSHGANDIANAVGPFAAVLDVLKTGSINESSPIPSIAMVTFGISLVVGLWFLGKEVITTIGSKLAEILPTTGFSAELASSIVILLATKLGIPVSSTHILIGAVLGIGIVNKNANWKMVRPIILAWLITLPAAAISSAIFYFALAKFLGV; this is encoded by the coding sequence TTGCTTCGAGATAACTTATTGGCATTTGTTATTTTTGCAATTTGTAGCGTTGGATTTTTCGTTTGGGGCTATCAGTACATCCCGACAAATAACTACTTTTTATTCTTGATCGCTGGCATGTTTGGTCTTTTTATGGCCTTTAATATCGGTGGAAATGACGTTGCAAATAGCTTTGGCACAAGCGTTGGCGCTAAGACTCTTACGCTTAAGCAAGCTCTCATCATCGCAGCCATTTTTGAGCTTAGCGGTGCGATATTTGCAGGATCTGAGGTTACTAATACCATTAGAAACGAGATCGTGAAATTTCCAAGCGATCTAAATCCGATGAAATTTGTCATCATCATGATCTCAGCCCTTCTTAGCTCTGGGCTTTGGCTCTTTTACGCGTCTAAAAAAGGTCTACCAGTCTCGACCACTCACTCGATCGTTGGCGGCATCGTTGGCGCAGGACTTGCTATGGGGGTTATGATAAAAGATCCTGAGCCACTTAACATGGTCTCTTGGGGCGAGATCGGTAGGATCGCCGTTAGTTGGGTCATCTCACCACTGCTTGGCGGCGTGATGTCTTACATTATATTTGGCTACGTAAAAAGTAAGATTATTGAGCCAACACATGAACTTAAAATGAATCTAAAAGCTCTAAAAGCTGAGCGAAAAGCTTATAAAGAAAGCTTTATAAAGGCACTAAAAACGAAGCCGGCTGAGGAGCAAATAGCTACTCTTTCAAAGATCGCAGTTATCGATGAGGACGAGATCGAAACCACTGAATACAGCGAGTACCGTTCAAAAATTCGCATTATGAAAGATGGTGAAAAAGAGATAGACACTTTTAAAGCAATGAAAAAACATATCCCAATCATCGCTGGATTTGCCGCAATGGTGATCTCATCGATGATGCTTTTTAAAGGGCTTGGGCATATAAATTTAGCCTTTAGCATCATCCAAACTATCTGGATTATCTTTGTTATCGGAGCTCTAGCATATCTTGCAAGCCTTGCTATCATAAACGTCATGAGCAAAAACGATAGCGAAAAGAGCATCAATAGAATTTTTTCATGGTTTCAAATTTTTACAGCTTCATCTTTTGCATTTTCACACGGCGCAAACGACATCGCAAATGCAGTTGGACCATTTGCAGCTGTACTTGACGTGCTAAAAACTGGCTCTATAAACGAAAGCTCACCGATACCTAGCATCGCAATGGTAACCTTTGGTATCTCACTTGTCGTTGGACTTTGGTTTTTAGGTAAAGAGGTTATCACAACCATTGGCTCAAAACTAGCTGAAATTTTGCCTACAACTGGCTTTAGCGCGGAGCTTGCCTCAAGTATCGTCATACTTCTAGCCACAAAGCTTGGCATACCAGTTAGCTCAACTCATATCCTAATAGGCGCAGTTTTAGGCATCGGTATCGTAAATAAAAATGCAAACTGGAAAATGGTAAGACCAATCATTCTTGCTTGGCTCATCACGCTTCCAGCAGCTGCTATCTCATCAGCTATATTTTATTTTGCCCTTGCTAAATTTTTAGGCGTTTAG
- a CDS encoding ATP-dependent Clp protease ATP-binding subunit: MADITENLTAQMQETLEKGISLAIFSKNPQVVPLHIFWALIADSNSILNQVFNKMNVSKDAVELEVKSKISSLPSSSNVTKDNVSVSRELINSLENAKALMVSMGDSYIAVDTWIISSLELSEIKQILSKFCDILEVKKNLESIRGGKKIDSQTGDDTLDSLEKFGIDLTQKALNKELDPVIGRDEEITRMMQILIRKSKNNPILLGEPGVGKTAIVEGLAQKIVARDVPTSLANKRVIALDMSAVVAGAKYRGEFEDRLKAIIDEVKKAGNIILFIDEIHTIVGAGASEGGMDAANILKPALARGELHAVGATTLKEYRKYFEKDAALQRRFQPIDVKEPSVNEALQILRGIKERLEVHHGITITDSALVAAARLSDRYIANRFLPDKAIDLIDEAAAELKMQIESEPYELSKIKREIVTLQVEKEALKMEDAEKNKERLSEIEKEIADLNEKKLALDTKFENEKAVFGGISKATKEIDSLKSQAEIAKRNGDLQKAAEIEYGKIADAKKHKHELEEKWESMKKEGVLLKNQVDEELVAEILSKWTGISVKKMLTSEKEKYLRIEEHLRESVVGQDDALHALARAVKRNKAGLNEGQRPIGSFLFLGPTGVGKTQSAKALAKFLFDDEKALIRFDMSEYMEKHSVSRLLGAPPGYVGYDEGGQLTEAVRRRPYSVILFDEVEKAHKDVFNILLGILDDGRATDNKGVTVDFKNTIIILTSNIASSFIMELKGEERDVAVKNELKNYFKPEFLNRLDDTIIFNPLNEEGLISIVEIMFKELEKTLHNRGIKAVLSEEAKKFIAKAGFDIVYGARPLRRALYELVEDKIADMILKDELETGDEITIDSDGEKIIIKKK, translated from the coding sequence ATGGCTGACATAACAGAAAATTTAACAGCTCAGATGCAAGAAACTCTTGAAAAAGGTATTAGCTTAGCGATATTTTCTAAAAATCCACAAGTTGTACCACTCCATATTTTTTGGGCTTTAATTGCAGATAGTAACTCTATCTTAAATCAAGTATTTAATAAAATGAATGTAAGTAAAGATGCTGTCGAGCTTGAAGTAAAAAGTAAAATTTCTTCACTTCCAAGTAGCTCAAACGTTACAAAAGATAACGTTTCAGTTTCAAGAGAGCTTATAAATTCGCTTGAAAACGCAAAAGCTTTGATGGTAAGCATGGGCGATAGCTACATAGCTGTTGATACATGGATCATCTCATCTCTTGAGCTTAGTGAGATCAAGCAAATTTTGAGTAAATTTTGCGATATTTTAGAGGTTAAAAAGAATCTTGAGAGCATAAGAGGCGGCAAAAAAATAGATAGCCAAACTGGCGATGATACGCTTGATAGTCTAGAAAAATTTGGCATAGATCTCACGCAAAAAGCACTAAATAAAGAGCTTGACCCAGTTATCGGTCGTGATGAAGAGATCACTAGAATGATGCAAATTTTAATAAGAAAGAGCAAAAACAACCCTATCTTACTTGGTGAGCCAGGCGTTGGTAAAACAGCCATCGTTGAGGGTCTAGCTCAAAAGATAGTGGCTCGTGACGTGCCAACAAGCCTTGCAAACAAGCGTGTCATTGCGCTTGATATGAGCGCAGTTGTAGCTGGAGCAAAGTATAGAGGTGAGTTTGAAGATAGATTAAAAGCTATCATAGACGAGGTTAAAAAGGCTGGCAATATCATACTTTTTATAGATGAAATTCATACAATAGTTGGAGCAGGTGCGAGCGAGGGCGGAATGGATGCTGCAAATATTCTAAAACCAGCCCTTGCACGTGGTGAGCTACACGCTGTTGGTGCGACAACACTAAAAGAGTATAGAAAATACTTTGAAAAAGATGCAGCACTTCAAAGACGCTTCCAACCAATAGACGTCAAAGAGCCAAGCGTAAATGAGGCTTTGCAAATTTTACGTGGTATAAAAGAGCGTCTTGAAGTTCATCATGGCATCACGATAACAGATAGTGCGCTAGTTGCTGCAGCAAGGCTTAGTGATCGTTACATAGCAAACCGCTTCTTGCCAGATAAAGCGATCGACCTTATTGATGAAGCCGCAGCTGAGCTAAAAATGCAAATAGAAAGCGAGCCATACGAGCTTTCAAAGATAAAACGTGAGATCGTAACGCTTCAAGTAGAAAAAGAAGCTCTAAAGATGGAGGATGCGGAGAAAAATAAAGAAAGACTTAGCGAGATCGAAAAAGAGATAGCTGACCTAAATGAGAAAAAGCTAGCACTTGATACTAAATTTGAAAACGAAAAAGCTGTTTTTGGCGGAATTTCAAAAGCTACAAAAGAGATCGATAGCTTAAAATCACAAGCTGAGATAGCAAAAAGAAATGGCGATCTTCAAAAGGCTGCCGAGATAGAATACGGCAAGATAGCTGACGCTAAAAAGCACAAACACGAGCTTGAAGAAAAATGGGAGAGCATGAAAAAAGAGGGCGTGCTTCTTAAAAATCAAGTCGATGAAGAGCTTGTAGCTGAAATTTTGAGCAAATGGACTGGAATTTCAGTTAAGAAAATGCTAACAAGCGAAAAAGAGAAATATCTGCGCATCGAAGAGCATCTAAGAGAGAGTGTTGTCGGTCAAGATGACGCACTACACGCACTTGCACGTGCTGTTAAGAGAAACAAAGCAGGGCTAAATGAGGGTCAAAGGCCGATTGGTTCGTTTTTATTTCTTGGACCAACAGGCGTTGGCAAAACTCAGTCTGCTAAGGCTTTGGCTAAGTTTTTATTTGACGATGAGAAGGCACTTATCCGCTTTGATATGAGCGAGTATATGGAAAAACACAGCGTGAGCAGGCTTCTTGGTGCGCCTCCAGGATATGTGGGCTACGATGAGGGTGGTCAGCTAACAGAGGCAGTTCGCAGAAGACCATACTCAGTCATACTTTTTGACGAGGTTGAAAAGGCTCACAAGGACGTATTTAACATACTTCTTGGCATACTTGATGATGGACGTGCGACTGATAATAAGGGTGTAACGGTTGATTTTAAAAACACGATCATCATTTTAACTTCAAACATCGCTTCAAGTTTCATAATGGAGCTAAAGGGTGAAGAGCGTGACGTTGCTGTTAAAAATGAGCTTAAGAACTACTTTAAACCAGAGTTTTTAAACCGTCTTGATGATACCATCATCTTTAATCCTTTAAATGAAGAGGGCCTAATCTCTATCGTTGAAATCATGTTTAAAGAGCTTGAAAAAACCCTTCATAACCGTGGTATCAAAGCGGTTTTGAGTGAGGAAGCCAAGAAATTTATTGCAAAAGCCGGATTTGACATAGTTTATGGTGCAAGACCACTAAGAAGGGCGCTTTATGAGCTAGTTGAAGACAAGATAGCTGACATGATATTAAAAGATGAGCTTGAAACTGGCGATGAGATCACCATTGATAGCGATGGCGAGAAGATCATCATTAAGAAAAAATAA
- a CDS encoding S41 family peptidase: MGEILNKFSRFFALKITGALLISSVAVNALFAKSEDEASAKLEALSKLTKTISTVEKYYVDDIKFKEIIDKAIAGLMQNLDAHSSFLNEKAYKDMQVQTSGEFGGLGITVGIKDSALTVISPIEDTPADKAGIKSGDIILRIDGNSTIGTTIDEAVNKMRGKPKTPITITILRKGEQKPFDVKIIRDLIKVESVYAKMIENDNILYVRVTNFDKNVVTKVKDAIKEYPKASGIILDLRNNPGGLLNQAVDLVDLFVDNGVIVSQKGRDASENVEYKASASKTLSKLPLVALVNGGSASASEIVSGSLQDHKRAVIIGENTFGKGSVQVILPIDDTEALRLTIARYYLPSGRTIQAVGVTPDVVVHPGKVPQSDDSAFSIKESELKAHLKSELNKINPTSEGNKTEAKDDKKIITQKKVDEDIQLKTAIDTIKILKIKQ, encoded by the coding sequence ATAGGAGAAATTTTGAATAAATTTAGTAGATTTTTTGCACTAAAAATTACAGGTGCTTTGCTTATCTCAAGCGTAGCAGTGAATGCACTTTTTGCAAAGAGTGAAGACGAAGCAAGTGCGAAGCTTGAAGCACTTTCAAAGCTTACAAAAACAATTTCAACTGTTGAAAAATACTATGTTGATGACATTAAATTTAAAGAGATCATTGATAAAGCCATAGCAGGGTTAATGCAAAATTTAGATGCCCACTCAAGTTTTTTAAATGAAAAAGCTTACAAAGATATGCAGGTGCAAACAAGTGGAGAATTTGGTGGCCTTGGCATAACAGTTGGCATAAAAGATAGCGCACTAACCGTTATTTCACCGATAGAAGATACCCCAGCTGATAAAGCAGGTATAAAATCAGGCGACATTATTTTAAGAATAGATGGCAACTCAACTATCGGCACAACAATAGATGAAGCTGTAAATAAAATGCGCGGCAAGCCAAAAACTCCAATAACTATCACAATTTTACGAAAAGGTGAGCAAAAACCATTTGATGTAAAGATTATAAGAGATCTTATAAAGGTTGAGTCTGTCTATGCAAAAATGATAGAAAATGACAACATTCTTTACGTACGTGTTACAAATTTTGATAAAAATGTTGTTACAAAGGTAAAAGATGCGATCAAAGAATATCCAAAAGCAAGTGGCATCATACTTGATCTTAGAAACAATCCTGGCGGACTTTTAAATCAAGCTGTCGATCTAGTTGATCTTTTTGTAGATAACGGCGTCATAGTCTCTCAAAAAGGTCGTGACGCATCTGAAAATGTAGAGTATAAAGCAAGTGCTAGTAAAACTCTTTCAAAACTACCACTTGTTGCACTAGTAAATGGCGGAAGTGCTAGTGCTAGCGAGATCGTAAGTGGCTCACTTCAAGATCATAAACGTGCTGTAATAATCGGTGAAAATACCTTTGGAAAAGGAAGCGTTCAAGTAATCCTACCAATAGACGACACCGAAGCACTAAGACTAACTATCGCAAGATACTACTTGCCAAGTGGCAGAACTATCCAAGCAGTTGGCGTAACACCTGATGTAGTCGTGCATCCTGGTAAAGTGCCACAAAGCGACGATAGTGCGTTTAGCATCAAAGAAAGTGAGCTAAAAGCGCACCTAAAAAGCGAGCTAAACAAGATAAATCCTACAAGCGAGGGCAATAAAACTGAAGCAAAAGATGATAAAAAGATAATTACGCAAAAAAAAGTTGATGAAGATATTCAATTAAAAACGGCAATTGACACGATCAAAATTTTAAAAATAAAACAATAA